The proteins below come from a single Eriocheir sinensis breed Jianghai 21 unplaced genomic scaffold, ASM2467909v1 Scaffold4, whole genome shotgun sequence genomic window:
- the LOC126992105 gene encoding protocadherin Fat 4-like, which yields MVGHPAQQGWAGGGGAVHEWLQSGVVPRSGWPSGVPAGCQVHDLRLGCDTCHARLLLHLPRPTVPAGRTCPSRTHRFNHTLCEAYVEENWSPGQVVTNLVATDLDAWDLGKLRYTVLHQTSEAAVTMNKEGSLYTETPLNRESLPVHSLKVSVMDEEIQASFTVVCDMNKNPPVFTLPEYQANIMAPRTTILKVIGVKLTGS from the exons ATGGTGGGACATCCGGCACAGCAAGGAtgggctggcggaggaggagctgTCCATGAGTGGCTGCAGAGTGGTGTGGTCCCGAGGTCAGGCTGGCCGAGTGGGGTCCCGGCAGGTTGTCAAGTGCACGACCTGAGACTCGGCTGTGATACATGCCATGCTCGCCTCCTCCTACACCTGCCCAGACCAACCGTCCCTGCTGGGAGAACCTGTCCCTCAAGAACCCACAG GTTCAATCACACACTCTGCGAAGCTTACGTGGAGGAAAACTGGTCTCCCGGCCAGGTGGTCACCAACCTTGTGGCCACGGACCTTGATGCCTGGGACCTGGGCAAGCTGAGATACACCGTCCTGCACCAGACCTCAGAAGCAGCCGTCACCATGaacaaggaag GCAGTCTATACACTGAGACACCCCTGAATCGCGAGTCCCTGCCCGTGCACAGCCTCAAGGTGTCCGTGATGGACGAAGAGATCCAGGCCAGCTTCACGGTGGTGTGCGACATGAACAAAAACCCACCAGTCTTTACGCTGCCGGAGTACCAGGCGAACATCATGGCTCCCAGGACGACCATTCTTAAG GTCATTGGTGTTAAGCTCACCGGGAGCTGA